One window of Parambassis ranga chromosome 3, fParRan2.1, whole genome shotgun sequence genomic DNA carries:
- the hnf4b gene encoding hepatic nuclear factor 4, beta, whose protein sequence is MRLTGNILHLESNHGNTETQLNNMMLIPLQTTTTDSAVVAPISSLSQPDGGKPQCSICADRATGKHYGAFSCDGCKGFFRRSIRNNHSYNCRFDQQCIVDKDKRNQCRYCRLRKCFKAGMRKEAVQNERDCINTQRAKGQTAGTLSISVLLQAGASVQQFPVLLSPGYQDINTKKTACVGNVFESMKQQLLLLVEWAKHIPEFSSLPLDDRVTLLRAHSAEHLILGAARRSLPYNNIILLGNDFVIPLRSADVEMSRVAFRIQEELVKPLRELHVTDTEFACLRAIVFFAPDCLGLESPQVVRRLRFQAHVLLEEATCEQRGRFGELLLILPPLQSVAWQMVESLQLAQLLGEARMDSLLQEMLLGEGTKTGQGLSTGDDLTPDQQNDLRTSPSNFSSVISHISALEHSQINQSQQC, encoded by the exons ATGAGGCTCACTGGAAATATCCTGCATTTGGAGTCCAATCATGGCAACACAGAGACTCAGCTAAACAACATGATGCTGATACCGCTACAAACAACTACAACAG ATTCAGCAGTGGTGGCGCCCATCTCATCACTGTCACAGCCCGATGGAGGCAAGCCTCAGTGTTCCATCTGTGCAGACAGAGCCACAGGTAAACATTATGGTGCGTTCAGCTGCGATGGCTGTAAGGGCTTTTTCAGGAGGAGCATTCGAAACAATCACTCATACAACTGTAG GTTTGACCAGCAGTGTATTGTCGACAAAGACAAAAGGAACCAGTGTCGGTACTGCAGACTGCGCAAGTGTTTCAAGGCTGGAATGAGAAAAGAAG CTGTTCAGAATGAGAGAGACTGCATCAACACTCAGAGAGCTAAGGGACAGACAGCAGGGACTCTGAgcatcagtgtgctgctgcaggcagGAGCCAGTGTGCAacag TTCCCAGTGCTGCTCTCACCTGGATATCAGGACATCAACACCAAGAAGACAGCCTGTGTTGGAAACGTGTTTGAGTCCATGAAGCAGCAACTCCTCCTGCTGGTGGAGTGGGCAAAACACATCCCTGAGTTTTCCAGCCTCCCACTAGATGACAGG GTAACCCTGCTTCGAGCCCACTCAGCAGAGCATCTCATTTTAGGGGCAGCAAGACGCTCACTGCCATACAACAATATCATTCTTCTAG GCAATGACTTTGTGATCCCACTGAGATCTGCTGATGTGGAGATGTCCAGAGTGGCTTTCAGGATccaggaggagctggtcaaACCCCTCAGAGAGCTGCatgtcacagacacagagtttGCTTGCCTCAGAGCCATTGTCTTTTTTGCCCCAG ACTGTCTAGGGCTGGAGAGTCCTCAGGTGGTTCGACGTCTGCGTTTCCAGGCCCATGTTCTGCTAGAAGAAGCAACCTGTGAGCAGCGAGGAAGGTTTGGAGAGCTCCTGCTGATCCTGCCTCCCCTGCAGAGTGTGGCCTGGCAGATGGTGGAGTCTCTCCAATTAGCACAGCTGCTGGGTGAGGCCAGAATGGACAGCCTGCTGCAGGAGATGCTGCTAGGGGAGGGAACCAAAACAGGACAAGGACTGAGTACAG GCGACGACCTGACTCCAGACCAGCAAAATGACCTGAGGACTTCACCTTCTAACTTCTCCTCTGTCATCTCTCACATTTCAGCACTTGAGCATTCACaaatcaaccaatcacagcagtGTTGA